The Candidatus Limnocylindrales bacterium DNA segment GCCGCTCGTCGTCTACCTCTGCTCGGAGAACGTCGACGTCAACGGCGAGCTCTACGAAGTCGGCGCCGGTGCCGTAGCGCGCATCGAAACCCTTCGCAGCAAAGGCCTCGCGATGAACCCCGACGAAATCACCGTCGAAGCCGTCGCCGAAGCCTGGACGAAGATCAACGACATGACCGACGCGCAGATCCTCCGATCGATCGGAGAATCGACCCAGACCACGCTCGCCCACTGCATGAGCTGATCGGAGAGAACAGACCACGCTGCGCGGCGTTGCCGGGGCGGGGGCGTGCGCGGACGCGCCTATGAGCGCAGCGAATCGAAGCGTACGCGCATGCCCCCGCCCCGGCGACGCCAACGCCACGCACCGGAATTACAGGAGAGAAGCCCATGTCGATCGACGTTCAGAAAGTCCTCGGGCAGGAGCTCGCGGAGATGCCTTTCGAGTGGAAGGAGCGCGACATCATTCTGTATGCGCTCGGTCTCGGAGTCGGCGTCGGTGAAGTCCCGACCAGCGAGAACGTGCTGCGCTACACGTACGAGAACCAGCTCAAGGCCATTCCCACGTATGGCGTCGTGCCGGCGTTCCCCGCGCTGACCGGCGTGCTGTCGGTTCCGGGTTTCGAGATCAATCCGATGATGATCCTGCACGGCGAGCAGACGACCGAAGTGCTGTGCAAGGAAGTTCCGACCCGCGCCGACACGCTGACCAGCGCGAAAGTCACCGGCATCTTCGACAAGGGCAAGGGCGCGCTCGTTACGCTCGAAGCAATCACGAAGGTGAAGGGCGGCGAAGACCTGTTCCGCAACGAGTTCGGAATCTTCGTGCGCGGCGAAGGCGGATTCGGCGGGCCCTCGGGTCCGGCGCCCGGCAACGAAGCGCCCGCCCGTGAACCGGACGCCGTCCGCGAGTATCCGACGATGCCGCACCAGGCCGTGCTCTACCGCCTGTCCGGCGACTACAATCCGCTGCACATCGATCCGCAGTTCGCCGCGTTCGGCGGATTCGACCGGCCGATCCTTCACGGCCTGTGCACGTACGGCAACGTCGCGCGCGCCGTGATCGACGAATACACCGACGGCGACCCCACGAAATTCCGCTCGATCAAGGTGCGTTTCTCGGCCCCTGTGATGCCCGGCGAGACCATCGTCGTGAAGATGTGGAAGGAATCCGCGACCGACATCCTGTGCGAGGCGTCGGTCAAGGAGCGGCAGCTCGCGGTCGTCAAGAACGCGCGGGTCACGCTTCGCTGACGGAGCCGCAGGCGCGTGCCGAAGGTCGCATCACGCAAGCCGCCCGGTCCGGCTCGCAAGCGTTCGGCCGCCGGACTTTCGACGAGCTCGAAGGCCCCGGCGGCGAAGCCGCGCCCGGCGCCGGCCGCCAAGACTTCGCCGCGGCCGGTCCGAAAACGAATCGCCGACGTGGCGGCCGACGACGCGCGTCCGGCGCGTCGCCGCAACAGAGAGCAGACCATCAACGACATCCTCGATGCGGCCGAGCGGCTTCTCGATCAGAAGGGTCCCGACGGTTTCGGCCTGGCCGAGCTCGGCCGCGCCGCCGGAGTTTCGTTCGGCCTGATCCATCATTACTTCGGCGGCAAGGAAGGACTGCTGCGCGAAGTCCTGCGGCGCACGCTGCGGCAGATGGGACGAGAGATCCGTCGTATCCAGGAGACCGGAGCGTTCTGGGACACCAAGGCGCCTGCCGTGGTCGTCGTGTTCGACACCTACCTTCGCAAACCCGGCTTTGCCCGGCTGATGGCGTGGGGCCTGCTCAAGGATCTGCTCGTCGCCGAGGAAGTCTCGCTCGAGGTCCAGCGCGACCGTGAGGCCCTCGACATGATGGTCGATCGACTTCGCGAAGGGATGCCCGGGGCAAGCCGCATCGACGCGGCTGCACTGACGACGCTGCTGACCAGCGCGGTGCTCGGATTCAACCTGCTGCGGCCGCTGCTCGTGCAGACGCGAGGCTGGAACGCGAGGTCGGATGAAATCCTTCGCGAGCAGCTTGTCCGGGCCATGATCTCGATCGCACGGCCGAAGTCCAACCGGGCCTGATCCGCACGATCGGGATGTGAGGGATGTGCGGGCGTTCAAGCCCGCCGAATTGCCGACAGGTGGACTGAATGCTAAGACCGACGGAGGAGTGGGAGCGGATGGCCGCACCGCGCGCAGCTGCCAAGTCCGGCCCTGATGTCTGACCAGCACGTTCCATGGAGGGATCGATGAAGATGAAGAGGATGTTCCTTGTGGGCTCGTTGTGCGCCGCCGCGCTGACGGCCGCCGCCATTGCCGAGGCCGCCGATGACGTGGTCGTCGAAGCTCCGGCCAGCAACTCGGCAGCCATCGCGGCGTCAGACGCCGCAGCTGCCGCGCCGAAGGACGAGACCGTCAAGCTGCGCGGCTTCTATGGAGGCGGCTCGATCGGAGGAAGCTTCTTCGAGGGCGGCGGGAGGCACTCGCGGATCTACAACCGCAGCAGCGACGACGACAACGGGGACGGCGTGCCCGATGCGTTCGACGCCGACCACATCAGCAACGAGAACAACTTCATGTGGACCGCGTTCTTCGGCTACCGGATGGCCGACTGGCTCGGCGTCGAGGTCGGCTGGACCGATATCGGCGGATTCAAGGCGTCGCACGACGCGAACCCGGCCTACACGAACGACCGCGACACCAAGATCAGCCCGTCGGTCAACGGACTGGAAGCACGCCTGCGGGCCTGGGTCCCGCTCGGAACCGACCGCGTCGCCGGCATCGGCGGAATCGGCGTCTTCGTATTCCAGTCGCACGGTAACAAGCAGTGCAGCGGCCGTGTCGCCGGAGTTTCCGACCCGTGCAACAAGGGTGTGGGCCACTTCGACCAGGCGCCGAAGGCGCTCGATCCGAAGGAGGACAGCGGCCAGGCACTCACGATCAGCGCCGGGCTTCAGTTCCGCGTGACCGACAACATTCTGCTCCGCACGGAGTATCAGCACTTCTTCTCGGTGCTCGACCAGGGCGTCGACATGGTCACGGCAAGCGTGGTCTTCGGGTTCTGGGATGTGTTCGGCCAGGGCAGAGCGGGCGGCAGCGACGACCTGGGTGGCGTGGTCGTCGAGTAGCTGGACATCAGCGATCTGCGGGGACGGCTGCACATCGTCGGCAGCGGTTCGCCGCACAAGGCAAAGGCCGCGGAGCGACGTTTCCGCGGCCTTTTCTTTTGTCGGCAGCACCCTCTGTTGGCGCACATCACGTGCGCGCAGCGAGAGTTGACGTCACCGCCCGCGTCGGACCTAATCTGCGCCTGGCCGAAACAATTCGCCGGCGCGCACGCGCGGACCGGCCCTTGAATCCATGGGGAGCTCTACTGGTATGAAGTCACGTTACATCGTTGCAACATCGCTTGGCGTCATGCTGCTGGCTGCATGCTCGGCCAACAAACAGTCGGCGTCGCACGCCGAAGGCTCGCACGAGACCGCGAAAGCCGAGGCGCCCGCCAAGGAGAAGGGCAATCCCGGCCGGCCCGCTCCGGCAGGCTCACCGCTGGCCAAGATCCAGGACGGAATGGCCGATACCGACGTGCGGCGAATCCTCGGCGAACCGGACAGCTCGAAGAGCTACATGACCGGCAAGCAGTTCATTCCGTACTACTACGGTCCGGATACCGGGCGCACCGAATACATCTACAAGGGTCTCGGCCGCATCACGCTGACGCGTAACCGCTACAGCGGCGGCCTCAAGGTGATCCGCGTGGACTACGATCCGAACATCTGACGCGTTCGTCCGCAGCAGCAGAACGGTTCCGGGCCGTTCCGCGGTTCAAAAAGAAAGAGGGCTGGATCATGACGATCCAGCCCTCTTTTTCGTTCCTCGACGGAACGGTTCGCTCGTCAGATCCCGTTCGCGCTGAACGCGATGCCGAGTCCTGCCTGCCAGTTCGGCGCGTTGTCGCACAGGCCGACACCGACCGTCGGGCGGATGACGAGCTCGTTGTCGCCGCCAACCCCGATGTAGATGTCCGCGCCGGGAATGATGCTGACCGGATCGTTGTCGCCGCTGCCTACCGCTTCGCTGGTGAAGTGCTCATGCTGGATTTCAGCCCGTGCGACCACCATGTCGCCGATTGGGACGAGCACGCCCAGGTTGTTGTCGAAGCGGTCGAACACGTCATCGGCGTCGCTGTTCGGCAGATTGTCGAACCGATGCGTGTCGGGATCCGTCGTCACGTAGTAGCCGGCGTGGTAACGGATGCTGGCCGGACCGGCCATCACGCCGACGGTCAGGAAAGGCTCGAAGCCATACGCATTGGTACCGAAGTGCGTTCCGTTGTCATGCCCGGCAGTCGGGAACGTCGCGACCAGTCCCGCACCGAACGTAAAGATGTCGGTACGGACCGGCATGACCTTGCCCCACAGCCGAAGGTCGCCGAATGCACTGGCACCATCGCCCGAGACGTGGTCCTGCTGAACGTAGAGGTACGGCATCAGCGCGCCGACCTCGAACAGGTCCTTTCCGTACGAGATATGGAGATCGGTATTGACCGCCTCGAAGTCTCCGGAATGGTCGTAGTAATGAATCCCGTACATCGAATCGAGCTCGACCCACAGGCCATGCGTCGTCTCGGCGTCTGTCAGGAAGCCCGCGAACTTGTGCATCGCGCGCGGAGTGGGTGGCTCCGGTGTCGGTACGGCTGCCGGCAACGGGGCCGGGATTTCTTCGGCCTGCTCGGCTTCACCGTATGCGCCTGCGAATGCGAACGTCGTTGCGCCCAGCATTGCGGACGCGAACACCACAGAAAAAAGTCCTTTCTTCATCGAAATGCCTCCTGAGAGCTTCCCGTTTTTGATTGTGCCGAATTTCGCATTCCGGCCGCGACAGTCAACTGACCCCTCGAGCTCCCCTTCGTTCGTCAGACGATGGTAGCAGTTTTATGCGAACACCACCGCATCCCGGGCAGAGAATTGCATGAAACCATGTTCACGGTGGTGAGACCTCGGTCACCGCGCCCGTACGACGCAATGGGGGGCGAGGTCTTCTGAACAAAAATGTGCAGCCCTCGATTAGTAGAACCGGTAGAGCACACCGAACGTGATCGGGACGATGCCGTAGTCCGAGCTTTTCCCGGTCGGCAGAAAGTAGCCGACGTCGGCCGAAAACGCCCAGTTGCGGGTCGCGTAGACCTCGAGTCCGCCGGCAAAACGGAATGCGACGTTCGAATCGCCCTTGTCGCCGCCGTTGTCCCTGGCGGCGTTCGACGGATCGACCTTGGCGTAATCCGCGCCAAACAGGGCGTACGGCTGGACGATCCCGTGAAACGGATAGAATTTGCCGTTCAGGCCGATCATCCAGATGTTGGTGTCGCCGGACCCGGCGTTATCGTCGAAGGCGAGATAGTGTTCCCAGTCCAGCTCGAGCGCGAACCATTCGTTGAAGCGGTAACCGCCCTTGACGTAGTAGCCCCAGCTGTCGTCGAATTTGACGCCGCTTACGTCGAAATTCTCGAAAGCATAGGCGCCGCCGGCCCCGACGAACGGTCCGGAGCGTCCATACTCCTGATCCGCCGCGCGGGCCGTAGTGGCTGAAGCCACAAGTGCGACGGCCGATAAGAGTGCTGCAATACGGGTCCACGACATGTGCGATTCCTCCAGTGGTCGTTTTCGGTCCGGATCGGAGACTGGTTCGCGAAACACGCCCTGCATCCGCCGCAGTCGCAAGCCGCCTGGCCCGCTCGACGCACTATATTCACCGCTGAAAAAGCGCGCAATGAAATGGCGGTCGGAACACCCCCGAAAGGCGATGCGAATTCCGCGAGGGTCCTCAGAGGCGACGCGCCGCAGGTGCCACTTCTTCCGAGAAGGCCTGCAGCTCATCGAGAAGAACCGGACCGAAGCTGAGGAAAATGAAATGCGTAACTCCGACCGCAAGGTAGCTGCGTACCTGTTCGAGACACTCGTCCTTGCTTCCGATCATGATGCGCTCGCGTGCCTGTTCGGGTGAAAGCCCGTAGGCGCGTGCGAGCGTGCTGCACGCCGAGGTCTGACGGTCGGAGTTGGTGCTGTAGCAGAGCGGCAGCGCAACGCTCTTCTCGATGGCGTCCGTATCGCGCCCCAGCCTGTCGCCGTGATCTCGGATCACGTCGATGAGCTCCTTCATCTGCGCCGGCGTTCCGAAGGAATTCCACATGTCCGCATGCTCGGCGACGATGCGGAGCAGCACTTTGCGGCCGGCGCCGCCGATCATCAGCGGCGGACCGCCGGCCTGTACCGGACCCGGCTCCGCGTGCGCGTCGCGAACCCGATAATGATTGCCGTCGAGCGAAATCCTCTCGCCGCGCAGCATGCCTTTGAGAATCCTGCACGATTCGTCGAGCGCGCCGAGCCGCCGCGGGATCGGCGGATATTCGATACCGAAACTGTCGTGCTCGAGCTCGTACCAGCCCGCTCCCAGGCCGAGGTTCAAACGGCCTGCGGAGATGTGATCGACCGAAACCGCCATCTTCGCGAGCACGCACGGGTTACGGTACGTGTTGCCGGTGACGAGATGCCCGATGCGCGCGAGCCGCGTCGCGTGTGCGAGCGCAGCGAGCAACGTCCAGCCTTCATGACAGGGCCCGTCCGGATCGGAGAAAATCGGATAAAAGTGATCGAAGAGCCACAGCGAATCGTAGCCCCACGAATCCGCAGCGACCCAGGTGTCGTGGAGCTCTCTCCACGTCATGTTCTGTTGAGCAGTCTGGATGCCGAAGCGGACTACCACCAGACTTCGTCGCGAACGAAATCGGGATTCGTGCTGCCGATGCACGTCAGCATCGTGCCGTCGGCGCTCGTCTGCGAGGTCTTGCTCGCACGCGCGGTGAGCTCGTAGAAATCCGCTTCGAGCTCGTCCTGCGCGGCCGGCATGGCGATCACGTGATACGTGGCCTGGGCCTTGCCTTCCTTGAAGTAGACGATCGTGCCGTCGTCGGCGAGCGTGTCGAGATAGCGCTGGAGCCGGCGTTCGCGTTCGTTCGGCATGTCGGCGCGCGGGATGTCGAAGGCGAGTCCGAATACGTGCGTAGGCGGAACGCCCGCACGAATCGTGTTCGCGTTGGCGTTGCTCGCCATCAGCTTCTTCTGGTACGTCCACGGACGCACCAGGCTGGTCACCTGCAGCGGCGTGAACGCGTTGCCTTCGGTGTCGCGCAGGTGTGCCGCGATCCTGTAGAGGAGCCCGGCTGCCGGCTTGGCAAGCCGGTAGAGCTTCGCGCGACGGGTAAGGTCGTGCTCCTTCTCGCCGACCGGCGAGTTTCCTTCCTTGCGGATCGAGATGCCGAGACCGATCGGATCGTCGGGCACGTCGACCAGCCAGCCGCGCGCGCAGGCCGCATCGAGCGCATCGTAGTCTTCCATCCACAGGCGCTCGACGACGTCGTGCGTGAAGATGCGGGCGAGCTGTTCCTTCTTGGTTTCTGCTTCGCGCGGTCGGGCGGATTCGAGTGCCAGCGGGCCGGCGCTCGACTGCCTGCTTGCGAGTTGCTCGCCCTGGCCTGCAGGGAGCGGCCGCTTGGCGTCGGCCAGTGCAGGTGCGGCCGGGCTCATCGCCAGTACCAGAGCCGCCGCGATCATGCTCGATTTTGCGTTCATCCCTCTACTACCCCCGAGACCACCCCGGCTGGCCCCGCCTTCACAGCGACCGAGTGTACCCGCCGTGTGACGTTTCGCAACGGAATCCGACATCATGGGCCATGGCTTCCCGCGTACTGAAGGCAATCGGCGAAATTGCCCGGCACTGGCCGGTCGTCAGGCGCGATCCTCTGGGCGCGCTCGACGTGCTGACTCCATCCGATGGCGTCCGCTGCATCGCCGACATCGAATACGGACAGCACGGTGGACAGCGACTGGACCTGTACTTTCCCAGGAACGGTCCCTCGCCCGCTTCCGCAGTGGTCTTCTTTCATGGGGGGCGCTGGAGTTACGGCCGCAAGGACGAATACCGCTTCGTCGCCCATGCGCTCGTCGCCCGCGGCCACGCCGTGGCGGTCTGCGACTACCGAAAGTATCCCGCGGTACGGTTTCCGTCCTTTGTCGAGGATGGCGCGGCGGCAATTGCGTGGGCGATGCGTCATCTTCCGAATGGTCCCGCGGATGGTCCCGGCCGCTCCGGTCACGGCGTCGACCCGAGGCTGATCTTCCTGATGGGGCATTCGGCGGGCGCCCATATCGCAGCCCTGGCGACGATGGACCGGCGCTACAGCGCGGTGCACGGAATCGAGCCCGATGACGTGGCCGGCCTCGTGCTGATGTCGGGGCCGTTCGATTTCTTTCCGATCAAGGGCGAAGAGCTTCGCGACATCTTCGGCCCCGCTGAAAACCATGCCGAGACGCAACCGCTGCGCTTCGTACGGCGCGGGCTGCCGCCGATGCTGCTCCTGCACGGACGCCGCGATCGCACCGTTCGCCCGCGCAGCAGCGCGATGCTCGCCAGCGCAATTCGCGAGAACGGCGGCGAGGCTCGCGTGATCTTCTACGACTTCGTCACGCACACGAACATCCTTGCGGCGCTCTCGGACCGGATCGGTTTTCTGGTGGCGCCCGCACTCGAAGACATCGGTGCGTTTCTCCAGCGAAGGATAGCCGAGATCACCTCGCCGCCGGCCGGCTGACCGTCAGTGCTTCATCCAGTCCGGCGAAGGCGCTTCGGCCAGCACGACCCAGGTGCGGCTGAACATTCCGCCGACGCGGGCAAACCCGCGAATGCCGAGCCCGGCGCGCCGGAATTCGCCTTCGATTTCCCGGCTCGACAGGTGATTGCGCGGAAACCGCGCCGGAAGACCGAGCCGCTGCCGGAGCCTTTGCCACAGGAAGCTCATGCCCTCGGTGTGGCAGTACTCGACGATGACCCAGCGGGTAGTTACCCGGCGCATCTCGCGCAGGGCCCGCAGCCTGCCCGTCCGCCGGACGTGCGGCATGACTCCGAGACACAGCACCAGGTCGAAAGACTGCGGCCGCAGCGGCAGCGCGCCGGCATCTGCACAAAGGACCGAAAACCCGGGCGCATCCGGCCCTCCGCCGGAAGCCCTCGCGGTGACGAGTTCGGCTTGCGAGCAGTCGAGAGCGACGAGGAAGGCGGGCTTTTTGGCCGCCAGCGTCGTCATCCAGCGTCCGTTGCCGCAGCCCACGTCGAGAATCGAGCGCACGTCGCCTGTCGCACGCAGAGCCCGTTCGACGGCCCTGCGCTCGTCCCGGTCAATATCCCGCCTTTCGCCTTCTCCCGGCCGCAAAACGCACCCCGTCCCCAGGGATCGCGACCCGAAACCGGCCGAGGAGAGCCAGTCCGGGCAACAAGTGGTGGATGGACCGGGAAGCTAACAAGCAGCCTCAAGCTGAGTCAATCGGGCATCCGCGAGTCGAGGCCCATCATGCGCGCGAGGATCAGCTTCATGACCTCGTTGGAACCGGCGTAGATCGGCATCGCGCGCACATCGACGAAATCGCGCGCGACCGGATACTCGGCCATGTAGCCGTAGCCGCCGTGGAGCTGGACCGCTTCGTAAGCGACACGGTTGGCAAGGTCGCTCATCCACCATTTGGCCATCGATACGCGCCGGGTGATGTCGGTGCCCTCCTCGAACTCGTCGATGACGGCATCGAGGAACGTGCGTCCGATCTCGACCTCAGTCGCCAGCTCGACGAGCTTGAATGCATTGTGCTGGAAGGAGCCGATCGGCGTTCCGAAGGCTTTGCGCTCTTTCACATACGGAAGCGTCTTCGCCAGGATCTGCTCGGCAGCCACCTGCGCGGCGATCGAGATCATCAGGCGCTCCCTCTGGAGGTTTTCCATCAGATAGCGAAAACCGTGACCTTCGGCCCCGAGCAGGTTCGCAACCGGCACGCGGCAGTCCTCGAAGAACAGCTCGGCGGTGTCCTGGATGTGCTGGCCCATCTTTTCGAGCGGCCGGGCCTTGAGGAATCCGGGCGTCCCGGTCTCGACGACGATCAGGCTGACGCCCTGCGAAGCCGGCGCCGCCGGATCGGTGCGGCATGCAAGGATGATCAGGTCGCAGTCGACGCCGTTCGAGATGAACGTCTTCTGGCCGTTGATGACCCAGCTGTCGCCGTCGCGCACCGCCGTCATCTTGAGATTGGCGAGGTCCGAGCCGACCGACGGCTCGGTCATTCCGATCGCCGTCAGGATCTCGCCGCTTGCGCACCCCGGCAGCCAACGCCGCTTCTGTTCCTCTCCCGCAAGCTGTTCGAGATACGGCACGACGATGTCGGCATGTACGGAGACGCCGGTCTGCAGCCCCATGAAGCCGGTGCGGCCGAGCTCCTCGCAGATGACCGCCGAGATGCCGAATCCTGCCGCGCTGCCGCCGAACGCTTCGGGCAGCCACGGGCACAGAAACCCGGAGCGGCCCATCGCCTGCCAGAACGAACGCGGCGTGCGGCGCTGCCGTTCCCATTCGCCGAGGTGCGGTGCGACCTCGCGCGAAAGAAACGACCGGAAATGCGAACGCAGCTCTTCGACTTCGGCAGTGCGCCAGGCAGCCCTGGCCATCAGCCGACCTCTTTCATCAGGGCTTCGTAGCGGTCGAGCATCGGCAGCAGCTTCTCGCGCGGCGCCGACGGCAGGCTGAACACCGCGCGCGCGACGCCGCTGTCGCGATAGCTCACGAGCTGGTCCTTGTCCGGCGCAACGCCGAAGACCGAAACTTCGATCGACTTCGGATCGCGGCCGGCAGCCGTCGCGGCCTCGGCAAGCGTGCCCATCTCGCGCTCGACGTTGGTGAACACGCCGATCGGAATCCATCCGTCGCAGTAGCGCACGACGCGCTCGATGCCCTTCGCCCCGTGCGCACCGAGAACGATCGGCGGATGCGGCTTCTGCACCGGTTTCGGGTTCGAGAAGATCGGATCGAAATCAACGAACTCGCCGTGGTACTCGGCCTTCTCGTTCGTCCAGATCGCTTTCATCGCTTCGATGCGCTCGCGCAGCACCTTCCATCGCTTCTTCGAATCGGTGCCGTGGTTGGCCATCTCTTCCACGTTCCAGCCGCCGCCGATGCCGAGGATTGCGCGCCCGTTCGAAATGCGATCGAGCGTGGCCACTTCCTTCGCCAGCACGATCGGATCGCGCTGAATGACGAGCGCGATGCCGGTGGCGAGTCGCAGCTTCTTCGTTACGGCCGCGCACGCGCCGAGCGTCACGAACGGGTCGAACGTATCGTAGTAGTGCTGCGGCAGATCGCCGCCGCCGGGAAACGGCGTGGCCCGCGATGCGGGAATGTGGGTGTGCTCGGGAAACCACAGCGATTCGAAGCCCCGCG contains these protein-coding regions:
- a CDS encoding helix-turn-helix domain-containing protein yields the protein MPKVASRKPPGPARKRSAAGLSTSSKAPAAKPRPAPAAKTSPRPVRKRIADVAADDARPARRRNREQTINDILDAAERLLDQKGPDGFGLAELGRAAGVSFGLIHHYFGGKEGLLREVLRRTLRQMGREIRRIQETGAFWDTKAPAVVVVFDTYLRKPGFARLMAWGLLKDLLVAEEVSLEVQRDREALDMMVDRLREGMPGASRIDAAALTTLLTSAVLGFNLLRPLLVQTRGWNARSDEILREQLVRAMISIARPKSNRA
- a CDS encoding TIGR03560 family F420-dependent LLM class oxidoreductase; its protein translation is MVVRFGIQTAQQNMTWRELHDTWVAADSWGYDSLWLFDHFYPIFSDPDGPCHEGWTLLAALAHATRLARIGHLVTGNTYRNPCVLAKMAVSVDHISAGRLNLGLGAGWYELEHDSFGIEYPPIPRRLGALDESCRILKGMLRGERISLDGNHYRVRDAHAEPGPVQAGGPPLMIGGAGRKVLLRIVAEHADMWNSFGTPAQMKELIDVIRDHGDRLGRDTDAIEKSVALPLCYSTNSDRQTSACSTLARAYGLSPEQARERIMIGSKDECLEQVRSYLAVGVTHFIFLSFGPVLLDELQAFSEEVAPAARRL
- a CDS encoding acyl-CoA dehydrogenase family protein yields the protein MARAAWRTAEVEELRSHFRSFLSREVAPHLGEWERQRRTPRSFWQAMGRSGFLCPWLPEAFGGSAAGFGISAVICEELGRTGFMGLQTGVSVHADIVVPYLEQLAGEEQKRRWLPGCASGEILTAIGMTEPSVGSDLANLKMTAVRDGDSWVINGQKTFISNGVDCDLIILACRTDPAAPASQGVSLIVVETGTPGFLKARPLEKMGQHIQDTAELFFEDCRVPVANLLGAEGHGFRYLMENLQRERLMISIAAQVAAEQILAKTLPYVKERKAFGTPIGSFQHNAFKLVELATEVEIGRTFLDAVIDEFEEGTDITRRVSMAKWWMSDLANRVAYEAVQLHGGYGYMAEYPVARDFVDVRAMPIYAGSNEVMKLILARMMGLDSRMPD
- a CDS encoding class I SAM-dependent methyltransferase, coding for MRPGEGERRDIDRDERRAVERALRATGDVRSILDVGCGNGRWMTTLAAKKPAFLVALDCSQAELVTARASGGGPDAPGFSVLCADAGALPLRPQSFDLVLCLGVMPHVRRTGRLRALREMRRVTTRWVIVEYCHTEGMSFLWQRLRQRLGLPARFPRNHLSSREIEGEFRRAGLGIRGFARVGGMFSRTWVVLAEAPSPDWMKH
- a CDS encoding alpha/beta hydrolase → MASRVLKAIGEIARHWPVVRRDPLGALDVLTPSDGVRCIADIEYGQHGGQRLDLYFPRNGPSPASAVVFFHGGRWSYGRKDEYRFVAHALVARGHAVAVCDYRKYPAVRFPSFVEDGAAAIAWAMRHLPNGPADGPGRSGHGVDPRLIFLMGHSAGAHIAALATMDRRYSAVHGIEPDDVAGLVLMSGPFDFFPIKGEELRDIFGPAENHAETQPLRFVRRGLPPMLLLHGRRDRTVRPRSSAMLASAIRENGGEARVIFYDFVTHTNILAALSDRIGFLVAPALEDIGAFLQRRIAEITSPPAG
- a CDS encoding LLM class F420-dependent oxidoreductase, which encodes MKYGLNIFVTEYAMPAPELAVEAEARGFESLWFPEHTHIPASRATPFPGGGDLPQHYYDTFDPFVTLGACAAVTKKLRLATGIALVIQRDPIVLAKEVATLDRISNGRAILGIGGGWNVEEMANHGTDSKKRWKVLRERIEAMKAIWTNEKAEYHGEFVDFDPIFSNPKPVQKPHPPIVLGAHGAKGIERVVRYCDGWIPIGVFTNVEREMGTLAEAATAAGRDPKSIEVSVFGVAPDKDQLVSYRDSGVARAVFSLPSAPREKLLPMLDRYEALMKEVG
- a CDS encoding DUF5715 family protein, whose product is MNAKSSMIAAALVLAMSPAAPALADAKRPLPAGQGEQLASRQSSAGPLALESARPREAETKKEQLARIFTHDVVERLWMEDYDALDAACARGWLVDVPDDPIGLGISIRKEGNSPVGEKEHDLTRRAKLYRLAKPAAGLLYRIAAHLRDTEGNAFTPLQVTSLVRPWTYQKKLMASNANANTIRAGVPPTHVFGLAFDIPRADMPNERERRLQRYLDTLADDGTIVYFKEGKAQATYHVIAMPAAQDELEADFYELTARASKTSQTSADGTMLTCIGSTNPDFVRDEVWW
- a CDS encoding outer membrane beta-barrel protein gives rise to the protein MKMKRMFLVGSLCAAALTAAAIAEAADDVVVEAPASNSAAIAASDAAAAAPKDETVKLRGFYGGGSIGGSFFEGGGRHSRIYNRSSDDDNGDGVPDAFDADHISNENNFMWTAFFGYRMADWLGVEVGWTDIGGFKASHDANPAYTNDRDTKISPSVNGLEARLRAWVPLGTDRVAGIGGIGVFVFQSHGNKQCSGRVAGVSDPCNKGVGHFDQAPKALDPKEDSGQALTISAGLQFRVTDNILLRTEYQHFFSVLDQGVDMVTASVVFGFWDVFGQGRAGGSDDLGGVVVE
- a CDS encoding porin family protein; its protein translation is MSWTRIAALLSAVALVASATTARAADQEYGRSGPFVGAGGAYAFENFDVSGVKFDDSWGYYVKGGYRFNEWFALELDWEHYLAFDDNAGSGDTNIWMIGLNGKFYPFHGIVQPYALFGADYAKVDPSNAARDNGGDKGDSNVAFRFAGGLEVYATRNWAFSADVGYFLPTGKSSDYGIVPITFGVLYRFY
- a CDS encoding MaoC/PaaZ C-terminal domain-containing protein; the protein is MSIDVQKVLGQELAEMPFEWKERDIILYALGLGVGVGEVPTSENVLRYTYENQLKAIPTYGVVPAFPALTGVLSVPGFEINPMMILHGEQTTEVLCKEVPTRADTLTSAKVTGIFDKGKGALVTLEAITKVKGGEDLFRNEFGIFVRGEGGFGGPSGPAPGNEAPAREPDAVREYPTMPHQAVLYRLSGDYNPLHIDPQFAAFGGFDRPILHGLCTYGNVARAVIDEYTDGDPTKFRSIKVRFSAPVMPGETIVVKMWKESATDILCEASVKERQLAVVKNARVTLR